A stretch of Paenibacillus mucilaginosus 3016 DNA encodes these proteins:
- a CDS encoding condensation domain-containing protein has translation MRTTIFSTGSWSLARSGWPESSTSAGDCLADGYHDPELTRASFLPNPFVDSPGARIYKTGDRARFMEDGVIEFLGRVDHQVKIRGYRIELGEIQVQLQAHEAVREAVVLDRKDGQGHQVLCAYFAADREVPPAELRDHLSAQLPSYMIPSYFVQLDALPVTANGKLDRKALPEPAGFIRPGTAYEAPANNTENILTGIWEELLDVRPVGVLDSFLELGGHSLKAQLLALRIHQAFGTEVPLRELLRRPTVRELAAYLGTLDQSGAVRIPAVRLKEHYELSPAQRRLYMIHEMDKKSTAYNMPGALLLEGELDRGRLEASLQSLMSRHESLRTSFHLVDGIPVQCVHEPAVSPLAVLELAEEEIEAALLGFTEPFDLSAAPLVRFALIRIHERKHLLLVDMHHIISDGVSVSHALREIAEGYEGRLSAPLPVQYKDYAAWQNHLLQDGRMGEQADYWLSRFQGTIPVLNLPTDYPRPAFRSFEGGEWEFRADGKLQTRLTELAARAGATLNMVLTAAYHLLLAKYTGSDDIVAGSPIAGRPHADLQPIIGMFVNMLPLRTRPEAAKTFMGYLAEVKETALGAYDHQDYPLEELIDRLRLERDASRNPLFDAAFAMQNMEMEPVRAGGLQVTPYAAPSRKAKFDLTLRSVPGDGGNPLRARICFSLVQEGVRRAAGRSLPASPGSDRRSARSASRQL, from the coding sequence ATGCGTACTACTATATTCTCGACGGGCAGCTGGAGCCTTGCCCGATCGGGGTGGCCGGAGAGCTCTACATCGGCGGGGGACTGTCTCGCCGACGGCTACCATGATCCGGAGCTGACGCGGGCCAGCTTCCTTCCGAATCCGTTCGTGGACAGCCCCGGGGCGCGCATCTACAAGACGGGGGACCGTGCCCGTTTTATGGAAGACGGCGTGATCGAGTTCCTCGGCCGGGTGGATCACCAGGTCAAAATCCGCGGGTACCGCATTGAGCTCGGCGAGATTCAGGTGCAGCTGCAGGCGCATGAGGCGGTCCGGGAAGCGGTGGTACTGGACAGGAAGGATGGGCAGGGACACCAGGTGCTGTGCGCCTACTTTGCGGCGGACCGGGAAGTGCCGCCGGCCGAGCTGCGAGACCATCTGTCCGCCCAGCTTCCATCGTACATGATCCCGTCTTATTTCGTTCAGCTGGACGCCCTGCCGGTGACGGCCAACGGAAAGCTCGACCGGAAGGCGCTGCCGGAGCCTGCGGGTTTCATCCGCCCGGGCACCGCTTATGAAGCGCCGGCCAATAATACGGAGAACATACTCACCGGGATCTGGGAGGAGCTGCTTGATGTCCGGCCGGTGGGTGTGCTGGACTCGTTCCTGGAGCTCGGGGGCCATTCACTGAAGGCCCAGCTGCTTGCCCTGCGCATTCACCAGGCCTTTGGGACTGAGGTGCCGCTGCGGGAGCTGCTGCGCCGGCCGACGGTCCGGGAGCTGGCCGCCTACCTCGGGACCCTGGACCAGTCGGGCGCGGTCCGAATTCCGGCGGTGAGGCTGAAGGAGCATTACGAGCTTTCCCCGGCCCAGCGGCGCCTGTATATGATCCACGAGATGGATAAGAAGAGCACGGCATACAACATGCCGGGCGCGCTGCTTCTGGAAGGGGAGCTTGATCGCGGGCGGCTGGAGGCTTCGCTCCAATCGCTGATGAGCCGGCATGAATCGCTCCGGACGTCGTTCCATCTGGTGGACGGCATTCCGGTGCAGTGCGTACATGAACCTGCCGTGAGTCCGCTGGCGGTGCTTGAGCTTGCGGAAGAGGAAATCGAGGCTGCGCTTCTTGGCTTCACCGAGCCGTTCGATCTGTCCGCCGCCCCGCTCGTGCGGTTTGCGTTGATCCGCATCCATGAACGGAAGCATCTGCTCCTCGTCGACATGCACCATATCATTTCGGATGGGGTATCCGTCTCCCATGCGCTGCGGGAGATCGCCGAGGGCTATGAAGGGCGTCTGTCGGCTCCGCTGCCGGTCCAATACAAGGACTACGCGGCATGGCAGAACCACCTGCTCCAGGACGGCAGGATGGGGGAGCAGGCCGACTACTGGCTGAGCCGGTTCCAGGGCACGATCCCGGTGCTGAATCTGCCGACGGATTATCCGCGTCCCGCGTTCCGCAGCTTTGAAGGCGGGGAATGGGAATTCCGGGCAGACGGGAAACTGCAGACCCGGCTGACGGAGCTCGCCGCCCGTGCGGGAGCGACCTTGAACATGGTCCTGACCGCCGCCTACCACCTGCTGCTTGCCAAATATACGGGCTCGGACGACATCGTCGCCGGCTCGCCGATCGCCGGACGGCCGCATGCCGATCTGCAGCCGATCATCGGCATGTTCGTCAACATGCTGCCTCTGCGGACGCGTCCCGAGGCCGCCAAGACGTTCATGGGCTATCTGGCGGAAGTGAAGGAAACGGCGCTTGGTGCTTACGACCATCAGGACTATCCGCTCGAAGAACTGATCGACAGGCTCCGCCTTGAGCGCGACGCCAGCCGCAATCCGCTGTTCGACGCCGCTTTTGCCATGCAGAATATGGAGATGGAGCCCGTCCGGGCGGGCGGTCTTCAGGT
- a CDS encoding response regulator transcription factor — protein sequence MAGVYRGAPIDLILVDIRLLSVESNCEDLRGIGEIPIMVTGSGDDMIQGFLLGADDFVAEPVAPAEFLLRMRAVLRRYQKTASDTLVFANVVLNRKNQEVRIDNKSVILPQKEFELLFKLARHPKQTLTRIQLIEQIWGPEYEGDYRTVDVHIKRLRYRFSGVTDSFRIVTQWGNGYKLEIDSSLQRKTKI from the coding sequence ATGGCAGGAGTGTACAGGGGCGCCCCGATTGATCTCATCCTGGTCGACATCCGTCTGCTGAGCGTCGAAAGCAACTGTGAAGATCTCCGGGGGATCGGCGAAATCCCGATTATGGTTACCGGCAGCGGGGACGATATGATTCAGGGCTTCCTGCTCGGAGCCGACGATTTCGTGGCCGAGCCGGTGGCACCCGCCGAATTTCTGCTCCGCATGCGGGCCGTACTCCGCCGGTATCAGAAGACGGCCTCCGATACCCTGGTCTTCGCGAATGTGGTGTTGAACCGAAAGAACCAGGAAGTGCGCATTGACAACAAAAGCGTCATTCTACCCCAAAAGGAATTCGAGCTGCTGTTCAAGCTGGCCCGTCATCCGAAGCAAACCCTGACGCGGATCCAGCTCATCGAACAGATCTGGGGCCCCGAATATGAAGGGGATTACAGAACGGTCGACGTTCATATCAAACGACTCAGATACCGCTTCTCCGGCGTGACGGACAGCTTCCGGATCGTCACACAGTGGGGCAACGGATACAAACTCGAGATCGACAGCAGCCTTCAGCGCAAGACCAAGATTTGA
- a CDS encoding AMP-binding protein has translation MSRSRSGIRRLPPFRSCCLICRALPAQPDSRLRLVFQSGDWIPLTLPPAMKSAFPSANIVSLGGATEAAVWSNSFDIGGIDPAWTSIPYGRPIQNAYYYILDGQLEPCPIGVAGELYIGGGLSRRRLP, from the coding sequence ATGAGCAGATCACGTTCTGGGATTCGGCGCCTGCCGCCCTTTCGCAGCTGCTGCCTCATCTGCAGAGCCCTGCCGGCCCAGCCGGACAGCCGCCTGCGGCTCGTGTTCCAGAGCGGGGACTGGATTCCGCTGACCCTCCCGCCGGCGATGAAGTCTGCCTTCCCGAGCGCGAACATCGTCTCGCTGGGCGGGGCCACGGAAGCCGCCGTCTGGTCGAATTCCTTCGATATCGGAGGGATCGATCCGGCCTGGACGAGCATCCCTTACGGCAGGCCGATCCAGAATGCGTACTACTATATTCTCGACGGGCAGCTGGAGCCTTGCCCGATCGGGGTGGCCGGAGAGCTCTACATCGGCGGGGGACTGTCTCGCCGACGGCTACCATGA
- the rfbG gene encoding CDP-glucose 4,6-dehydratase, translating into MNQEFWKGRKVWLTGHTGFKGTWLSIWLHAMGAEVTGFSLEPPTDPSLFRLSGMAGRMNSIFGDVRDGVQLRCAMEKALPEVVLHLAAQPLVRESYRRPQDTYATNVMGTVNVLEAVRSLHAAGHNVSSVVMVTTDKVYENREWLWGYREDEPLGGYDPYSSSKACAELVTAAYRSSYFPPERYAEHGVAIATARAGNVIGGGDWAADRLLPDCFRALERGVEIVIRRPGATRPWQHVLEPLAGYLRLAELLRYRGAAYAEAWNFGPREEDARTVESIVRQVCRQWGEGAGYRVEEDLSLHEHHLLRLDCSKAWSRLGLRPRWNAEESVAAVLDWVQAYRGGADPYELCLRQIKAYEGVRPLSMT; encoded by the coding sequence ATGAATCAGGAGTTCTGGAAGGGACGCAAGGTCTGGCTCACCGGGCATACGGGGTTTAAAGGAACATGGCTCAGCATCTGGCTGCATGCCATGGGAGCGGAGGTCACCGGCTTCTCTCTGGAGCCGCCCACGGACCCTAGCCTGTTCCGTCTGAGCGGGATGGCCGGACGGATGAACAGCATCTTCGGTGATGTGCGCGATGGAGTGCAGCTGCGCTGCGCTATGGAGAAAGCGCTTCCCGAAGTCGTCCTGCATCTGGCTGCCCAGCCTCTTGTCAGGGAATCGTATCGCCGTCCGCAAGACACGTATGCCACCAACGTGATGGGCACCGTGAATGTGCTCGAAGCGGTCCGCTCCCTGCATGCCGCCGGGCATAACGTGAGCTCCGTCGTGATGGTTACGACCGACAAGGTCTACGAAAACCGGGAATGGCTGTGGGGCTACCGGGAGGACGAGCCGCTCGGCGGGTACGATCCTTACTCGAGCAGCAAAGCCTGCGCGGAGCTGGTCACCGCCGCCTACCGCAGCTCCTACTTCCCGCCCGAGCGTTATGCGGAGCATGGAGTCGCCATCGCCACCGCCCGGGCGGGCAATGTCATCGGCGGCGGCGACTGGGCGGCCGACCGGCTGCTTCCCGACTGCTTCCGCGCACTGGAGCGGGGCGTGGAGATCGTCATCCGCCGCCCCGGCGCCACGCGGCCGTGGCAGCATGTGCTGGAGCCGCTGGCCGGCTATCTCCGCCTCGCTGAACTGCTCCGCTACCGGGGTGCGGCCTATGCCGAGGCCTGGAACTTCGGCCCCCGGGAGGAAGACGCGCGTACCGTGGAGTCGATCGTGCGGCAGGTGTGCCGGCAGTGGGGCGAAGGCGCCGGCTACCGCGTGGAGGAGGACCTCTCGCTGCATGAGCATCATCTGCTGCGCCTAGACTGCTCCAAGGCCTGGAGCCGCCTGGGCCTGCGCCCGCGGTGGAACGCCGAAGAATCGGTCGCAGCCGTGCTGGACTGGGTGCAGGCTTACCGCGGAGGCGCAGACCCTTACGAGCTTTGCCTGCGGCAGATTAAGGCGTATGAGGGAGTCCGCCCGCTCTCTATGACTTAA